A single genomic interval of Astyanax mexicanus isolate ESR-SI-001 chromosome 4, AstMex3_surface, whole genome shotgun sequence harbors:
- the LOC125801711 gene encoding mucin-2-like, giving the protein MGTNNSCNRALCYCDEFCLQANDCCSDYTSTCTQLTTVNPVVNATRSNIIIPTPTPTNSTKDTTTSSTPTPTNSTTATTTSSTPTPTDSTTATTTSSTPTPTDSTTYTTTIPTPTPTNSTSDTTTIPTPTPTDSTTATTTIPTPTPTNSTTATTTIPTPTPTNSTTATTTSSTPTPTDSTTATTTSSTPTPTDSTTATTTIPTPTPTNSTTATTTSSTPTPTNSTTATTTSSTPTPTDSTTYTTTIPTPTPTNSTSDTTTIPTPTPTDSTTATTTIPTPTPTNSTTATTTIPTPTPTNSTSDTTTIPTPTPTDSTTDTTTSSTPTPTNSTSDTTTIPTPTPNDSTTDTTTSSTPTPTDSTTDTTTSSTPTPTDSTTDTTTSSTPTPTDSTTDTTTSSTPTPTNSTSDTTTIPTPTPNDSTTDTTTSSTPTPTDSTTATTTIPTPTPTDSTTDTTTIPTPTPTDSTTDTTTSSTPTPTNSTTATTTNPTPTPNDSTTDTTTSSTPTPTNSTTATTTIPTPTPTNSTTATTTIPTPTPTNSTTATTTIPTPTPTDSTTETTTSSTPTPTDSTTATTTIPTPTPTDSTTDTTTIPTPTPTDSTTDTTTSSTPTPTNSTTATTTNPTPTPNDPTTDSTTSSTPTPTFISTTPDVILTTLLASLSSSMYTTPTGSTVQTTTCMLQCIQQQTSPTSTTSTTETTTIPTPTPTDSTTTTTTIQTPTPTDSKTITTTISTPTPKDSTTDTTTTPTPTDLTTNTTIPTPSTTNSTNTTTIPKPTDSTTDTTTIPTPTPTDSTTDTTTISIPTSTITEPTTTSLTPTTTSTTTEFTTSTTTTPTSTTTETTTTSSTTTPTNTTTETTTTSSTTTPTNTTTETTTTSSTPTPTSTTTEFTTSTTTTPTSTTTTPTSTTTKNTTTSSTPTPTNSTTKTSTSPPPPAGTATYIIRVTVISGAGKDVALANLVTYAAQLQKNALSSCTNCTLDIVSIQ; this is encoded by the exons ATGGGGACAAATAATAGCTGCAATAGAGCTTTGTGTTACTGTGACGAGTTCTGCTTACAAGCTAATGACTGCTGCTCGGACTACACATCAACCTGCACACAAT TGACTACAGTGAATCCCGTAGTAAACGCCACAAGAAGCAATATAATAATCCCAACTCCAACACCTACCAACTCAACAAAAGATACCACAACAAGCTCAACTCCAACACCTACCAACTCAACAACAGCTACTACAACAAGCTCAACTCCAACACCTACCGACTCGACAACAGCTACTACAACAAGCTCAACTCCAACACCTACCGACTCGACAACATATACTACAACAATCCCAACTCCAACACCTACCAACTCAACATCAGATACTACAACAATCCCAACTCCAACACCTACTGACTCAACAACAGCTACTACAACAATCCCAACTCCAACACCCACCAACTCAACAACAGCTACTACAACAATCCCAACTCCAACACCTACCAACTCAACAACAGCTACTACAACAAGCTCAACTCCAACACCTACCGACTCAACAACAGCTACTACAACAAGCTCAACTCCAACACCTACCGACTCAACAACAGCTACTACAACAATCCCAACTCCAACACCTACCAACTCAACAACAGCTACTACAACAAGCTCAACTCCAACACCTACCAACTCAACAACAGCTACTACAACAAGCTCAACTCCAACACCTACCGACTCGACAACATATACTACAACAATCCCAACTCCAACACCTACCAACTCAACATCAGATACTACAACAATCCCAACTCCAACACCTACTGACTCAACAACAGCTACTACAACAATCCCAACTCCAACACCCACCAACTCAACAACAGCTACTACAACAATCCCAACTCCAACACCTACCAACTCAACATCAGATACTACAACAATCCCAACTCCAACACCTACTGACTCAACAACAGATACTACAACAAGCTCAACTCCAACACCTACCAACTCAACATCAGATACTACAACAATCCCAACTCCAACACCTAACGACTCAACAACAGATACTACAACAAGCTCAACTCCAACACCTACCGACTCGACAACAGATACTACAACAAGCTCAACTCCAACACCTACCGACTCGACAACAGATACTACAACAAGCTCAACTCCAACACCTACCGACTCGACAACAGATACTACAACAAGCTCAACTCCAACACCTACCAACTCAACATCAGATACTACAACAATCCCAACTCCAACACCTAATGACTCAACAACAGATACTACAACAAGCTCAACTCCAACACCTACCGACTCGACAACAGCTACTACAACAATCCCAACTCCAACACCTACCGACTCGACAACAGATACTACAACAATCCCAACTCCAACACCTACCGACTCGACAACAGATACTACAACAAGCTCAACTCCAACACCTACCAACTCAACAACAGCTACTACTACAAACCCAACTCCAACACCTAACGACTCAACAACAGATACTACAACAAGCTCAACTCCAACACCCACCAACTCAACAACAGCTACTACAACAATCCCAACTCCAACACCTACCAACTCAACAACAGCTACTACAACAATCCCAACTCCAACACCCACCAACTCAACAACAGCTACTACAACAATCCCAACTCCAACACCTACCGACTCAACAACAGAAACTACAACAAGCTCAACTCCAACACCTACCGACTCGACAACAGCTACTACAACAATCCCAACTCCAACACCTACCGACTCGACAACAGATACTACAACAATCCCAACTCCAACACCTACCGACTCGACAACAGATACTACAACAAGCTCAACTCCAACACCTACCAACTCAACAACAGCTACTACTACAAACCCAACTCCAACACCTAACGACCCAACAACAGATTCTACAACAAGCTCAACTCCAACACCTACCTTCATAT CAACTACACCAGACGTCATCCTTACCACTCTACTAGCATCTCTCAGCTCATCCATGTATACTACACCTACTGGCTCAACTGTGCAAACTACAACATGTATGCTACAGTGCATACAACAGCAAACAAGTCCAACTTCTACCACATCAACAACAGAAACTACAACAATCCCAACTCCAACACCTACCGACTCAACAACAACTACTACAACAATCCAAACTCCAACACCTACCGACTCAAAAACAATTACTACAACAATCTCAACTCCAACACCTAAGGACTCAACAACAGATACTACAACAACTCCAACACCTACCGACTTAACAACAAATACAACAATTCCAACACCTTCAACCACTAACTCAACGAACACTACAACAATCCCAAAACCTACCGACTCAACAACAGATACTACAACAATTCCAACTCCAACACCTACCGACTCAACAACAGATACTACAACAATCTCAATACCTACCAGCACAATAACAGAACCCACCACAACAAGCTTAACCCCAACAACTACCAGCACAACAACAGAATTTACAACAAGCACAACTACAACACCTACCAGCACAACAACAGAAACCACCACAACAAGCTCAACTacaacacctaccaacacaacaACAGAAACCACCACAACAAGCTCAACTacaacacctaccaacacaacaACAGAAACCACCACAACAAGCTCAACTCCAACACCTACCAGCACAACAACAGAATTTACAACAAGCACAACTACAACACCTACCAGCACAACTACAACACCTACcagcacaacaacaaaaaacaccacAACAAGCTCAACTCCAACACCTACCAACTCAACAACAAAGACCTCAACAAGTCCACCTCCACCTGCTG GCACTGCGACATATATAATACGAGTGACTGTCATCTCTGGGGCTGGAAAAGATGTTGCATTGGCCAACTTGGTAACT TATGCTGCACAGCTGCAGAAGAATGCATTGAGTTCATGTACAAATTGCACACTGGACATCGTAAGCATCCAATAA